ggtgtgaactttatGGGGACGTGAATGTTGAAATCAATGTATCatatactttatttttatttgaacgactttcccttattcacctaaatcttgatttatgcaaatactttccgaatggaggtcactcccaaggtaACATGAAATACCGCTTCAATCTTGATTGTGAattcttagggacgtgagagctagaaataacatatcgtatatgttattaatctcccactgaaatATTCTAATAACGTTAtaatataagttattaaactcccactgaagtgttctactaTTAAATTGGgcatatttatacttaggttcatttcggctaattaaacaaccctaagtctatgtggtttatccaaatataacacttacaaaaggatttaaacctacgatgtctaggtcaTAAATCGTTTTATTACTTCACACCGTTCACGTACGCTTATTAAAgcggttaacaatgctcaattatatgaccataatccccaggtagaaggcgttccgtagaccgtcaacttaagtacctctagccttagacaagattatatatcggttgagtttgtaaccacgTTTTACAAGATGTTGACCTATTTGAACTTATTAAAACGGATGATTAACTTACGTGAGCATGTAACTTATCTTTGTTCTGGATTTTAatgtttaattcaattttataacaacttgtaAAAATTAGACATGTTATTatatccacaacatacatcaaggcattccaatttaatataacagttatatcAAATAACTAAAACCCTtgtatacattataacaatttataacatatatataatgcatgtaacatgcttcctatggttgGACTTTAAATCTAAAtagcatacaatatgcacaacatgtttaaatttaaatacaacatatatcacatgcataattatttaaataatactgatatggttcaactttggcatcctaagaaagcataataactaaattattacaaaatggGTCCAAAAACAGCTTCAAATTGGTGTATAACTACTCGAACCGACCCAAACCGGACCTCTAAGACATCAAAATGGGTGGAACCAGTCCAAAAATGGTTTAATCGAACTGGATTGGGGCTGAATCGGACTGAAACTGAAGAAAACCGGTCAAACTAGCCTTCCTCGTTCGTCCTCGCTCAGAAAACTGATTCAATCATTGATCTTTGCTGCTCGGCCGGTCCAAGTCATTGCACGACGCTCGACACTCGATGCTTGGTTGAAAAACTCGCTTGTTCGATTGTCTGACTTGCTCAAACTCgtacagcgttgcaacgttaccTGGACAAAAAGCTATTGTCCAAAATCTGCTCCACGACCTCGCTTGCTTCAAACACAAAATTACGACCTAATTCGGACTCTAATAACTCCAAATAAACTACATACTCTAGAGCATACAtttaagctcatcaaacaagagccaattacaaatttaactggaaatcaaagagaaatctaatgctaAAACTGAAAAACATCCATATCAACCCATAAACATGCAATTtcagaaattcacccaccaaaactcaaattaacattaattgagtgcttaaatcactctctgataccaattgatgggatatacaagcatgcaacggaagcaaacagaatcaataagtactctaattatatttaatttgagttctaaaagcatgttttTGCAAGAAAAATATAAGAGGGTTTCTGATTATATAACTTTGATGAGTTCTCTTAAATCCAAGTTGCTCTTCACGTTAATTAAGTGCCAAATTATTAGTAAACTACCAAGAAATCTTTTTTACTATTCTCACccttgaatttgagtgaatttgtgaagttaGAAAATTTGGGTtttgtgaggaagaagatgaacatcAGAAAACCCTTTTCTTTGGCTTTAAAAGttatttcttcttcatcattCAGGAGGTTTTAATTACCATCAACATTCAAGCGCTTCATCAGCCATGAATACCAGTAGCTAGTTGAAGAATCCAAGTGGGATTTGTGTCAATTTTCATGAGAAACACCTCAAGCTTGagaaaagtgggaaaaacccactaaattttcaatttccaagtttccaatttctttgttttaattaattcacaattaatcaaatctaaatcacaatatctaatttcttaaattgaatctaaaatggaaattaatttgatttttaaaatatatttaattaattaaataatttaatataaaatatcaaattaatcacacgcttaattttaatacatgaatcctattcatataattgaatatttaatcaatatttaaatataataaactctCAAATTTTGTTTATGTCTCTTTGTACGATACCCTAATGAAACAAAAGGAGGACTattctatgatccccaagaagacaaAGTGTTTGtctcgacaaatgctacattcttggaataAGATCAtgttaaaaatcatcaacctcacagtaaactaatattacaAGGAATGACCAAAGATGCtatagaaaaatcaacaagagttgttgatcaagctggtccatcaacaactattgttgccCCGTCACGTcgttctcaagagttgagtgtgcctcgacgtagtgggagggttattcaattCAGCAACCTGaacgttatatgggtttaactgaaactcaaaacatcatacaagatgatggtttaaaggatccattaacctttaaaaaggcaatggaagatgttgatagggaacaatagataaaagccatggatgtTGAAATGGAGTCgatatacttcaattttttctgggaacttgtagatcaaccacatggagtcaaacctataggttgcaaatggatctacaaaagaaaacaagaccaaactggcaagatGCAAACCTACAAAGTCAGATTCGTGGcaaaaaggttttacccaaagagaaggggttgattatgaagaaaccttttcttcTGTTGtcatgataaaatatataagaatacttctatccatttccacatattatgactatgaaatatggaaaatggatgtcaagacagcttttctgatcggtcatcttgatgaaagtatttttatttctcaaccagaagggttcatcaaataaggacaggaacagaaagtctgtaagcttaaacgatccatttaaaaccgacattgtaggtatacctttaatgttggttttaaactgacattaaagatcaacttttctttttttttttaaaaaaaaaaaacccattcccccccattttttttcatttcccgcTTCCCGCTTCCccatccctgtctcttatacacatctagatgtgtataagagacagggttacGTTAAATAAATCCTTGCAGTGGAAGATCTACTGCTCATTCAAATCTTGCCGCCGACAGAGCTAGTTAGTTCGTCATGGCGGACGTGATGCTGATGAAGGAGATTGAGGAAACGGCTGGTCGGCTTGGGATAGATCTCTCCCAAGTTGATTTTGACGCTATTCGTCTCCCTCCTGCGAGGATTTCGGAATCATTAGGTCAAAGCTTTATACTTTTATCGTTTGATTTTATATCTTAGTTTGCATTTTCTGAGCTCTCCTTTGAAACGTGATGGGATTATTCGTTTATTTTGTATCTTAATTTGGATTTTGTATCTTAATTTGTCACTTAACCTGTGTAAACTGTAAAGTAACGCAGGTTCCTCATTCTTTTGATTGAATTTGACATTCTTCTGGAGGATACTGATTGGGCTGGTTTgcttaatttgattaaattttttaaaagtcaGAGGTTTGATGCAGATACTGGACTCCCCAAGTAAGATAAAAAAGAGTGTTGTTTTAGTGGGTTTACTTTTGGATCGCCTATTATGACTCTTTCTTTTTCTGATATTCTTACCAGGCCAAATGAATTTCGTGATTTTCACGAGTATTTTCTTCTTGAGGTAATGCAATGAGGTAGGATTTGTAATGTGTTGTGGAACAGCCTATTTGGTTTCCACAGTTCTGAAATGGTTCTTGTATAAACCATATGAAGCCATAAGATTGTCACAATTTGTTGCATACCCTTTCTGGATATCTTATGTGGGCATCGGTTATTCAGTTAATACTCATGCAAAACAACCTGATACtaataatatgaaaatcatTAAAATGATACGTAAATAATTCCAATTAAATCAGATACTCTCCAAGTGGATATAATCTTGAAAGCTTTGTCGTTCTCTTTCTTCCAGATTGTTTAAAAGATAACATTGTTGCCTATTTTTTACGTTCTGCTGTCTCTACAGTCCTATTTTTTACGGTCTGCTGTCTCTACAGTCCTATTCTTTTCTATATAGAGTTTGAATTGACCTTTATGCAGACTACATACAAACAATGCACAATAAGGAGTGgcttattttatgagcattttCAGAATATGAATCTAATGATCTAAAGGACTTTTTCGTCGGTCTGTGCTGTGGTTATTGATGATTTCAGAATATTTATGATAAATTTATGATGAATTTGGTCTACTAGCGTTCTTTAACATCCGATTTAAATAGTTAGTATCTAGCTCTGTATTCTGaatttttgtgattttcttttattttgccTGCTGTATTTTCCTTTTCTCAATGGTCCTCGTATAGagcaaattttttatttacttgctGACATCAGTTATATAGAAATGCATGGTATCTAGTTTGCATTGATTAATCTAATTCTCAAATCCAGGAGCTGAGTTATGAAGGTCTTCAAGGTCTTCTCGGCTTAACACATGCAGGAACAGTTCCTGATGTTCTTCCCCCACCAAGATCAGCTCTTTTATCTTCATTTGTGCTTCCATATAAACCCGAGGTCAGACTCTGCATTCATAATAAGTTGCTTCACTTTTTCTCCCAAAGAGTTATAATACACGTCGCATGTGCTGTCTATTCAATTCTGTTGGTATTGAATAGTATGTTTTGGAATCCAAATCAATTACTTCAAATGTTCAGAAGTTTGGATATAGTGGTTACTGGTTACTGTTGATATCCCAATGCATGTTTTATGTTTCAATAATCCAAATGCATGTTTTATGTTTCAATAATCCATATTTTGTATATTCCTGAAGGTAGTTTGTTACACTGCAACTTTCAGTGAAaagtttgtttctttttcacaaGGAAATATTGAATCATGCTTCTGCTGCTGTTCCCTTGCCTTTAATTGTATCTGGTAGAACCCGAATATATTGAGAGATAAACGATAACGAAATACAAgataaatcaaatatttgaggTATTTAGACCTTTGAATACTCTCAAGTCCTAAATCATTCACCAAAATATTGCCCCCTTTCCCCGTTCCCTATCCACTGTATTGATAACCAAACTTCCCTAACCAACTACTTAACTATTTACTAATATACCCCTAATAACCCCTTATACCCAATCCTATCAGTATCCTCGTAATTTATTAGAAGGGATGAGTATACCAATTAGAGAGGGAAAAGGATCTAGCGAAGTGGACCACATAGCTATAGGTTACTTCATATGTTCATTGCAGATAGTGGATGAAGCAAACCTGAAAACGACTAAGTAAACGTATTGCAGATAGGAGATTACAGTATTGctgtattttttttcatcatttcaGTTCATTGGATTTCTGGAACCATACATGGAAGATAGCCATTTGAAAGGATGGAAGCACTCATCTTTTCTTCAGATGATTCCCTAGGTAATGAACTTACTAGCTTTCAATTTCTTTTCAGATTCCATAAAttacattttaatattttcacaCTGTTCTACTGCTGTCCAGTGAATTTGCCTATCAAATTACATTGCTCTACTACTGTCCAGCGAATTTGCCTATCAAATTACACTGTTCTATAAATTACACGTGTAATTTTATAGTGGAGACTGTTACATCATTCTTTACACCTACCACTCTGGTGAGAAGAAAGAAGATTATTTTTTGTGCTCTTGGTTTGGAAAGGATAGCATCGAGGTTAGTTAGCATTTAGGGTTTATTTTGAGAAAATCTAACTATTGTAAGTTACATACTTAAACTTGGAATGTGGTGGTACACTTGCCAATTGAGTTGAATAACTAGTGTTGATTCTCTAAGAAAGGGAATAATAGAAGATGATTTCCTTGATCTAATGAAAGTACTCTTGATTCCTGTAAAAGAATAATTGCTTGTAAACAAGTGTAGGGATGTTTTCTCATTCCTTACATTTTCATATCATGACATATTTAAGTGCCTTTGTACATAAACATATGTGTTTATTGCTGTTAAaccattttctattatttcaaaCCTCAGGAAGATCAAAAGATGGCTACACGGTTGACGAATACAATGTCCAACTCGCTGAAAGGGAGGTTTGTTTAGGTACCATAAATATAAAGTATACGTGATAAATAGTTTCTATCTTTGGGGATTTCCTTATCATatgctttttttcttttggaaggGTCGTATATTTCAAGGCAAAGAGCCACCCCAGTTTATTGCCCTCTTTCAACTTTTTGTGGGGTGCTCAAGGTGGTAGTCTATAAAGCTTCTTTCTTAACTCATCTCTTTTGATTAGAATCACGTTGTAGTTTCTTTTACAAGATTTTGATGTGGAACTGAGAGGGCCTTGAGAGATAGATAACcatcattttcttaatgaattcTGGTTTAGGGTGGCTTGAGCTCTAGTTTCAAGAAACTCATAGCAGATAAAGCTTTGGCTAATGAAACTTACATTGGAAGATTCTGTTGcccttgtaaaatcataatctttgtattatttgtaatttgtgttttcaaggcttGAATTATTGTatgccttttaaattataattctatagcagaatttacggattaaatgtaataaatttacaatccatacatgaataatatgtcatagccatagcattcgatgatgatgtgtcatgttatacttttttaccgaaaaaatggatttggcaagggaactttaaaaaacagacaataattgataaaatggaCGATTCAAGTTTCAATGTCGgttatgaattaaaaaaaaaaaaaaaacaggttttaatgtcggttgcaactgacaggctttaatcactaaagacctttaatgttagttgcaaccaacattgaaggctgtgctattggtgttattgaagccctttaatgtcgatttaaaactgacattaaagcccgaatttcttctagtgtaagtatatggatgaagttGGGTATTTCATCcaagtaacactattggatgtggcccatttcGTATAaagatacaaatgatgtgatccacaaatcattcatgtagagacatgtgagtgggagcatcctatgtaatgagtttgcataagattggacctcgaaacaatcacttttctttataacgataaTTTACTGTTAAAcctgactatttcaaactaaaatgacctaggataacatgtaacaacccaaatttgtacgcatacactacagaaaattaaatgtcaaatattaagcaggacaaaattttat
The nucleotide sequence above comes from Benincasa hispida cultivar B227 chromosome 3, ASM972705v1, whole genome shotgun sequence. Encoded proteins:
- the LOC120074263 gene encoding uncharacterized protein LOC120074263 isoform X1; translated protein: MEALIFSSDDSLGRSKDGYTVDEYNVQLAEREVCLGSYISRQRATPVYCPLSTFCGVLKGGLSSSFKKLIADKALANETYIGRFCCPCKIIIFVLFVICVFKA
- the LOC120074263 gene encoding uncharacterized protein LOC120074263 isoform X2, which encodes MTLSFSDILTRPNEFRDFHEYFLLEELSYEGLQGLLGLTHAGTVPDVLPPPRSALLSSFVLPYKPEFIGFLEPYMEDSHLKGWKHSSFLQMIP